The following nucleotide sequence is from Chrysiogenia bacterium.
CGCCCACGACGAAGACCTGCAAATCGGGAACGCGCGTTGCAACCTTCGCCGCCGCGCGCAGAAACAGCGCCTGATTCTTGATGGGCACCAGCCGCCCGACGATTCCGACGGCAGGAAGGTTTTGTGAAAGCCCCAGCTCGCGTTGCAGGCGGCGCTTCTCTGTCGGGTTTGCGAGCGCTTCGAGGTCGAGTCCAAGCGGCACGACGCGGAGCTTGTCCGGATGCGCGATACGGTAGTCGCGTTCGAGCTCCTCGCGCAGCGCGGGAGAGATCGCCAGCACGCCGTGGGAGAGCGTGCTCAAAAATCGCTCGACGCGCACGATGTTCTCCGATGCCCCCTCGCTGAAGTAGCCCTCGAAGACCTGCCCATGGAAGGTGTGCACCCGGACGGGCACGCGGGCGATCCACGCGGCGATACGTCCCAGCGCGCCAGCCTTGGACTTGTGGGTGTGCACGACATCGGGGCGATCACGCAGCAGAATCCAGAGAATGGAGAGAAACGCACGCAGGTCCTTGAGCGGTGAGATCGGGCGCGAGAGCGTCGGCAGCACATGGCGCCGAAGGCCCGGACGGCCCTCGAACAGATGGCTCATCTCTTCCTCGTCGTCGGTGACGTGGCCGTGAATGAGGAGCGTATCGACGCGCCCGCCGGTCTTTTCCGAAGAGAGCCCCTCGCTGGTGAGCACCGCATGCACCGCCGGGCCGCCCACGTTGAGGCGGTCCATGATGCGCACGATCTTGAGGGGTTTGTCCGCCATGCAGGGATTCTACGCGCCCTGGATGCGCTCAAGCCAGCGCGAGAGCACGAGCAGGCCGTAGATGCGCTGGCCCGCGTCGAGGGCGCGGCTCTGGTGCGCCTCCCACAGGGCGCGCACGGCGGCAAAGTCGAGGTGCGCATAGAGCGGATTTTCCTCGTTGAGAAGCCGCGCGGCGGCCCATTCGCGAAGCGGGCCGCGGATCCACTCGTGAAAAGGGACGCCGAATCCGTGCTTGCGGCGGTTCAAAATCTCATCCTCGATGATGCCGGCGTAGGCCTTGCGCATCCAGATCTTCAGGGAGAGTCCTCGCGTGAGCCCCTTCGCCGGGAGTGCGTGTCCCAGCTCGACGACCTCGCGCGAGAGAAACGGCGCGCGCAGCTCCAGGCTGTGGGCCATGGTCATCCGGTCGGTCTTTACGAGCAGGTCATCGGGCAAGTAGCTCTCGAAGTTGATGCGGAGGGCTTCGTGCACGGGCGAGTCGCTCGTCGGCGTGCCGAAAATCGGCCAGGGAAAGCTTGTGCAGGCGGCGCGGTGTTTCTTGCTCAGCAGGCCGAGCGCCACCTCGGCCGGGGCCAGCGACTGCCAGCGCAGCAGGCGTTCCATCGCCGGGCGGGTGGCGTCTGCCAGCAGGCGGCGAAGCCGCCCGCCGCGGTTCCCATAACCACCGGTATCGGGAACGAGACCCGCGAAGGGTTTCATGGCGGCGAGCGCGAAGCCGGGCACGCGCTCGGTCATGGCGATGCCGGCAAAGCGCTCGTAGCCGCAGAAGACCTCGTCGCCGCCGTCGCCGCCGAGCGCAACGGTGATGTGTTCTCTTGCATGGGCGGCCAGCGCGTGAACCGCAATGGCGGAGGAATCAGCCATGGGTTCGTCGAGCGCATCCAGCACCGCGTCCATCAGCGCTTCATCGCCGGTGACGATCTTCTCAAAATGCTTGGTGTTGAATGCCTCGGCGGCGCGGCGGGCCCAGGGGCTCTCGTCGTAACCAACGCCGTCGCTGAAGCCGATGGAGAAGGTCGAGAGGTCCTCCACTCCCGCGCGGCGCATCTCGTGAACGAGAATCGTGGAATCCACGCCGCCCGAGAGAAACGCCCCGAGCGGCACGTCGGATTCGAGTCGCGAAGCGGTCGCATGGTGGATACGCTCGCGAATGAGCGGCAGCGCGTCGGCTTCCTTGATTTTCGTGGGGGCCGGCGATGCGCGCCAGTAGTTCGATTTCTCGGTGAGCCTGCCGCCCTCAAAGACGGCGTAACCCGCGGGCTCTACCTGCTCCACGCCCTGGAGAATGCGCGGCGCGCGGGCGTATCCCAGCGTGAGATAGGACCACAGTCCGACCGGATCGACCGGTGGCACCTGATCGAGCAGCGCCAGCAGCGAGAACACCTCACTGGAAAAGGCGACGCCCTCGCGGCCGGTGGGGCGCTCAAAGTAGAAGAGCGGTTTCTCACCCGATGCGTCGCGAACCAGCGTCAGGCGGCGCTCTTTTGTCGCCCAGAGCGCGGCGGCGAACATGCCGTCGAACTTCGCAAAGGCATCGCTTCCCCAGTGGGCGAAGGCTTTTACAAAGACCTCGGTGTCCGAGCGCGTCTCGAAATGCTCGCCCGCGGCTTCCAGTTGCGCGCGCAGTTCGTGGTGGTTGTAGAGCTCGCCGTTGTAGACAGCGACGACGCGGCCGCGTGAATCTTGAAAAGGCTGCGCGCCGCCTTCCTTGTCGATGACGATGAGGCGCCGGTGGGCGAGCGCGAGGGAATCCTCGAAGTGAAAGCCGTCCTCGTCGGGGCCGCGGTGGACGAGCCGCTCCGCCGCGGCGCGCGCGCGCTTCTCGAACAGCTCCGGGCTCTCCCCGGGCACCAGCAGTCCGGCGATTCCGCACATCAGGCGGCCCCGCCCAGAACTTCGCGGTAGAGCGCTTCGGTGGCGCGCACATTGGTCTCCAGGTTGAAGTGCTCTGCGACGAACTTCTGCGCGGCTTTGCCCAGTCTCTCGCGCAGCGCCCTGTCGGAGAGCAGGCGCGCGAGTTGCGCCGCCGCTTCCTCGTCATTGCCGGCAAGCAGGCCGGTCTCCCCGTCTTTGATGAGGCTTCCAATGGACGCGACCTTCGTCGCAAGAAGCGCCGTGCCCGCGGCGGCGGCTTCCAGCAGCGACATGGGCAGGCCCTCGGCCCGCGAAAGCAACATCACCACATCCGCGCGCGTGACGAGCGCGGGAACATCGTTTCTGCGCCCGAGAATGTGGATGTGGTCCCTGTGGGGGCTCTTCTCTCGCGCGCGCTCGAGCGCGGTGCGCAGCGGACCGTCCCCGGCGAAGACGAGATGTGCTCCGCTTCCGGCATGCCCGCACGCGCGCTCGAAAACCCCGAGAATTTCCAGCGGTCGTTTCACTTCCAGAAGATTCGCCAGCACGAGCACCACCGCCGCCTCTGTCGGGACTCCCAGCTCCGCGGGCTCCGCGCCGGAAAAGCGCGCGAGCTCCACGCCGTTTGCGAGCACGCGGGTGTTCGCGTTCTTCGTCTCGGCGGCGACGGCGTCGCCGACGGCGATCACGGCGTCGGCGCGCGGCCACGCGGCATGGGCGATCCAGCGGGTGGCCTCGCGCATGGAGGCCTCGATGCAATGGTTGGTCGCGACGAGCCTTGTCCCCAGGCCGCGCCGCGCGTAGTGGGCGGTCAGCGCCGGCTGCGCCAGGTGTGCGTGAATGAGCTCGACGCCGCGCTCTCGCAGGTAGCGCCGCAGCGCCAGAGCCGCGCGCGGATCGTTGGCGCTTGCGCCCGGGCTCAGGCGAATGGGAGCGATCCCCTCGTCGCTGAACTTTTCGGTCAGCTCGTCGGGGCCGCCCAGATAGGCGAGGCGGTAGTCGAAGCTCTTGCTGTCCCAAAGGCGCGCGCTCTGGAGGACGAGCATCTCGGCGCCGCCGACGCCGAGGGTCTTGAGCAGCACCAGCACGCGTGGGCGCTGCTCAGCCACGGCGCGCTCCCTCGTGCGCCTCGCGCAGGATGCGCGCCCAGGTGTCG
It contains:
- a CDS encoding glycosyltransferase family 4 protein, whose translation is MAEQRPRVLVLLKTLGVGGAEMLVLQSARLWDSKSFDYRLAYLGGPDELTEKFSDEGIAPIRLSPGASANDPRAALALRRYLRERGVELIHAHLAQPALTAHYARRGLGTRLVATNHCIEASMREATRWIAHAAWPRADAVIAVGDAVAAETKNANTRVLANGVELARFSGAEPAELGVPTEAAVVLVLANLLEVKRPLEILGVFERACGHAGSGAHLVFAGDGPLRTALERAREKSPHRDHIHILGRRNDVPALVTRADVVMLLSRAEGLPMSLLEAAAAGTALLATKVASIGSLIKDGETGLLAGNDEEAAAQLARLLSDRALRERLGKAAQKFVAEHFNLETNVRATEALYREVLGGAA
- a CDS encoding glycosyltransferase, whose product is MADKPLKIVRIMDRLNVGGPAVHAVLTSEGLSSEKTGGRVDTLLIHGHVTDDEEEMSHLFEGRPGLRRHVLPTLSRPISPLKDLRAFLSILWILLRDRPDVVHTHKSKAGALGRIAAWIARVPVRVHTFHGQVFEGYFSEGASENIVRVERFLSTLSHGVLAISPALREELERDYRIAHPDKLRVVPLGLDLEALANPTEKRRLQRELGLSQNLPAVGIVGRLVPIKNQALFLRAAAKVATRVPDLQVFVVG
- the asnB gene encoding asparagine synthase (glutamine-hydrolyzing) → MCGIAGLLVPGESPELFEKRARAAAERLVHRGPDEDGFHFEDSLALAHRRLIVIDKEGGAQPFQDSRGRVVAVYNGELYNHHELRAQLEAAGEHFETRSDTEVFVKAFAHWGSDAFAKFDGMFAAALWATKERRLTLVRDASGEKPLFYFERPTGREGVAFSSEVFSLLALLDQVPPVDPVGLWSYLTLGYARAPRILQGVEQVEPAGYAVFEGGRLTEKSNYWRASPAPTKIKEADALPLIRERIHHATASRLESDVPLGAFLSGGVDSTILVHEMRRAGVEDLSTFSIGFSDGVGYDESPWARRAAEAFNTKHFEKIVTGDEALMDAVLDALDEPMADSSAIAVHALAAHAREHITVALGGDGGDEVFCGYERFAGIAMTERVPGFALAAMKPFAGLVPDTGGYGNRGGRLRRLLADATRPAMERLLRWQSLAPAEVALGLLSKKHRAACTSFPWPIFGTPTSDSPVHEALRINFESYLPDDLLVKTDRMTMAHSLELRAPFLSREVVELGHALPAKGLTRGLSLKIWMRKAYAGIIEDEILNRRKHGFGVPFHEWIRGPLREWAAARLLNEENPLYAHLDFAAVRALWEAHQSRALDAGQRIYGLLVLSRWLERIQGA